One genomic window of Sphingopyxis sp. OPL5 includes the following:
- a CDS encoding aldo/keto reductase, translating to MKYRKLGHGLEVSAIGIGCMPMIKGGNILYGEAADLDESTATIHRAIDLGVTFFDTAQIYGPFSNEELLGAAIKGKREGLVIATKFGFKFDGNQIVGVDGSPANARAACEGSLQRLGIDTIDLFYQHRVDPAIPIEEVVGGMMDLVNEGKVRHIALSEAGPETIRRAAKAAPITALQSEYSIWERDVEAEILTACRENGIGFVPYSPLGRGFLAGAVRSRDELPEEDWRRNDPRYSEENFPANLAIVDAIGAVADKHGASKAQVALAWLLAQGDDIVPIPGTKRRVTMEDSVAAAELTLTPDDLAAIAAAAPMGGTSGPRYGEQGMRMVRL from the coding sequence ATGAAATATCGCAAGCTCGGCCACGGCCTCGAAGTGTCCGCCATCGGCATCGGCTGCATGCCGATGATCAAGGGCGGCAATATCCTCTATGGCGAGGCCGCCGACCTCGACGAATCGACCGCGACGATCCACCGCGCGATCGACCTCGGCGTCACCTTCTTCGACACCGCGCAAATCTATGGCCCGTTTTCGAACGAGGAACTGCTGGGCGCGGCGATCAAGGGCAAGCGCGAGGGCCTCGTCATCGCGACCAAGTTCGGCTTCAAATTCGATGGCAACCAGATCGTCGGGGTCGACGGCTCGCCCGCCAACGCCCGCGCCGCCTGCGAAGGCTCGCTCCAGCGGCTCGGCATCGACACGATCGACCTTTTCTATCAGCACCGCGTCGATCCCGCGATCCCGATCGAGGAGGTGGTCGGCGGCATGATGGACCTGGTCAACGAAGGCAAGGTCCGCCACATCGCCCTGTCCGAGGCCGGCCCCGAGACGATCCGCCGCGCCGCCAAGGCCGCGCCGATCACCGCGCTGCAGAGCGAATATTCGATCTGGGAACGCGACGTCGAGGCGGAAATCCTGACCGCGTGCCGCGAAAATGGCATCGGCTTCGTCCCTTATTCGCCGCTCGGCCGCGGTTTCCTCGCGGGCGCGGTGCGCAGCCGCGACGAGTTGCCCGAGGAGGACTGGCGCCGTAACGACCCGCGCTACAGCGAGGAAAACTTCCCCGCCAACCTCGCGATCGTCGACGCGATCGGCGCGGTCGCCGACAAGCATGGCGCCTCGAAAGCCCAGGTCGCGCTCGCCTGGCTGCTCGCGCAGGGCGACGACATCGTCCCGATCCCCGGCACCAAGCGCCGCGTCACGATGGAGGACAGCGTCGCCGCCGCCGAGCTGACGCTCACCCCCGACGACCTCGCCGCGATCGCAGCGGCGGCGCCGATGGGCGGCACCAGCGGCCCGCGCTATGGCGAACAGGGCATGCGGATGGTGCGGCTCTAG
- a CDS encoding AAA family ATPase encodes MTTDLSFCGREVELATLGECWRLASNADAPQPQLVLLAAEPGVGKTRLVLEFLRRQIAGLTDQPGYWPDPAGLVSDRLHLNFPPDQCRFDRPIPFLWWGIAAQAEGGDSVALHDRFLAPHLVAMSMRARMAGTGVSLAKIWAGAGVDALAGALQVDTILSVGGAFLDSVKLLQGEIGKGAAQALAGDTLVKNRVDALLADLEQVLNPAARLGYARVPAMILIDDAQFAAADPGLLRFVERLTHAAMTQRWPVMIVMTHWQTEWTLEGDRGGRSVATLVHHARHGGSDEPGPISRIFGGYLNSENYHEIRLAKLNDLDPALRTALPGLPADQRSALLDAVDGNPRFLEQIIAYLRGEPRLFDDFDPARALTAEGLAEALSRSQRVHEVVLARLTSAQVAPEVREALALASVQGMQVVREVVEAAGRSLLGHDLGEPLLRGQDPFSVMAFESGGAVGSFTERLFLQAAAQLRRNIKGLHDEAAVKAALIPAIQTMLDDPDADAATRDAAASVALRLVEDAGDAAARRLVATAAATRMEASDEPEAIRALLDRFLSTIAGGDDAEQAATIAAMPHEPLVTAVTNARLFDRKEAIARLADLRISALRKAGGTSSRERYELAIWLKGRGVIHGGAGAFDEAAACFEEAIALYRDALSTEPSRAILDGIQDVLTLTAGDDDMTGSYAKADERIDLLFDIIGWARDQAVLTGDEADYRRGATLSLRGHMLMRRDHRSARSGGDIRARMRAQAARRPMIEASLAEAEAIARKLVERGDGDARRDLSAALNSRADRTRTSDADAALAASDESVAIMRALVAEAPRVAWLRDLATALTVRARVLRQREESSADELAEALDLLKQAEARLMNDAARADVAAAIRNVATDHARSAPQLATMGQMLLERRDIAGAFAAFRAAVAAVAPIYDREIPHELLTPLYQSALTMLGLAPHLDPPLDAEAAEQAMLEGFMAAMAFVKRRMPDGADGIAEAGAACADAYADTGLAKMFADLLALVQDQREVDADLS; translated from the coding sequence ATGACCACCGACCTGTCTTTTTGCGGCCGCGAGGTCGAGCTGGCTACCCTCGGCGAATGTTGGCGACTGGCGTCGAATGCGGATGCCCCGCAGCCACAGCTGGTGCTGCTCGCCGCCGAGCCGGGGGTGGGCAAGACGCGGCTGGTGCTCGAATTCCTGCGCCGGCAAATCGCGGGCCTCACCGATCAGCCGGGCTATTGGCCCGATCCCGCGGGCCTTGTGTCCGATCGCCTGCATCTGAATTTTCCGCCCGACCAATGCCGCTTCGACCGGCCGATACCGTTCCTGTGGTGGGGCATCGCGGCGCAGGCCGAGGGCGGCGACAGCGTCGCGCTCCACGATCGCTTCCTCGCGCCGCACCTCGTCGCGATGTCGATGCGCGCCCGCATGGCGGGCACCGGCGTTTCGCTGGCAAAAATCTGGGCGGGGGCCGGCGTCGATGCGCTGGCCGGCGCGTTGCAGGTCGACACGATCTTGTCGGTCGGCGGTGCCTTTCTGGATTCGGTCAAGCTGCTGCAGGGCGAGATCGGCAAGGGCGCGGCGCAGGCCTTGGCGGGGGACACGCTGGTGAAGAACCGCGTCGATGCGCTGCTCGCCGACCTCGAACAGGTGCTGAACCCCGCCGCACGGCTGGGCTATGCGCGGGTGCCGGCGATGATCCTGATCGATGATGCGCAATTCGCCGCCGCCGATCCGGGCCTGCTGCGCTTCGTCGAGCGGCTGACCCATGCCGCGATGACGCAGCGCTGGCCGGTGATGATCGTGATGACGCACTGGCAGACCGAATGGACGCTCGAAGGCGATCGCGGCGGCCGGTCGGTCGCGACGCTGGTCCATCATGCGCGCCATGGCGGCAGCGACGAGCCGGGGCCGATCTCGCGGATATTCGGCGGTTATCTCAACAGCGAAAATTATCACGAGATCCGGCTGGCAAAGCTGAACGATCTCGATCCCGCGCTGCGGACCGCCTTGCCGGGCCTGCCCGCCGACCAGCGCAGCGCACTGCTGGACGCGGTCGACGGCAATCCGCGCTTTCTGGAACAGATCATCGCCTATCTGCGCGGCGAGCCGCGGCTGTTCGACGATTTCGATCCGGCGCGCGCTCTCACCGCCGAGGGGCTGGCCGAAGCGCTGTCGCGCTCGCAGCGCGTGCACGAGGTGGTGCTGGCGCGGCTGACGTCGGCGCAGGTGGCGCCCGAGGTTCGCGAGGCGCTGGCGCTGGCGAGCGTGCAGGGCATGCAGGTGGTTCGCGAGGTGGTCGAGGCGGCGGGGCGGTCACTGCTAGGCCACGACCTCGGCGAGCCGCTGCTGCGCGGGCAGGACCCGTTCAGCGTCATGGCATTCGAGAGCGGCGGCGCGGTCGGCAGCTTTACCGAGCGCCTGTTCCTCCAGGCGGCGGCGCAGTTGCGGCGCAACATCAAGGGGCTGCACGACGAGGCGGCGGTGAAGGCGGCGCTGATCCCGGCGATCCAGACGATGCTCGACGATCCGGACGCGGATGCCGCGACGCGTGACGCGGCGGCGTCGGTGGCGCTCCGGCTTGTAGAGGATGCCGGCGATGCCGCCGCGCGCCGCCTGGTCGCGACCGCGGCCGCCACACGCATGGAGGCGAGCGATGAGCCCGAGGCGATCCGCGCGCTGCTCGATCGGTTTCTGAGCACGATCGCGGGGGGCGACGATGCCGAGCAGGCGGCGACGATCGCGGCGATGCCGCACGAACCGCTGGTGACGGCGGTGACGAATGCCCGGTTGTTCGACCGGAAAGAGGCGATCGCGCGGCTGGCCGACCTGCGCATATCCGCGCTGCGCAAGGCGGGCGGAACCTCATCGCGCGAGCGGTACGAACTGGCGATCTGGTTGAAGGGCCGCGGCGTGATCCACGGTGGTGCGGGCGCGTTCGACGAAGCGGCCGCCTGTTTCGAGGAAGCCATCGCCCTGTACCGCGATGCGCTGTCGACCGAGCCGTCGCGGGCGATCCTCGACGGGATTCAGGACGTGCTGACCTTGACGGCGGGCGACGACGACATGACCGGATCCTATGCCAAGGCCGACGAACGGATCGACCTGTTGTTCGACATTATCGGCTGGGCGCGGGACCAGGCTGTGCTGACCGGCGACGAGGCGGATTACCGGCGCGGTGCGACCCTGTCGCTGCGCGGGCATATGCTGATGCGTCGCGATCATCGGTCGGCGCGATCCGGCGGGGATATTCGCGCCCGGATGCGCGCGCAGGCGGCGCGTCGGCCGATGATCGAGGCGAGCTTGGCCGAAGCCGAGGCCATCGCGCGCAAGCTGGTCGAGCGGGGCGACGGCGACGCGCGGCGCGACCTGTCGGCGGCGCTGAACAGCCGCGCCGACCGGACGCGAACGAGCGATGCCGATGCGGCGCTGGCGGCAAGCGATGAGAGCGTCGCGATCATGCGCGCGTTGGTTGCCGAGGCACCGCGCGTGGCATGGCTGAGGGATCTGGCGACGGCGTTGACCGTCCGCGCGCGCGTGCTGCGACAGCGCGAGGAATCGTCGGCGGACGAACTGGCCGAGGCACTCGATTTGTTGAAGCAGGCCGAGGCGCGATTGATGAACGATGCGGCGCGCGCCGATGTCGCGGCGGCGATCCGCAATGTCGCGACGGATCACGCGCGGAGTGCCCCGCAACTGGCGACGATGGGACAGATGCTGCTCGAACGGCGCGATATTGCGGGTGCCTTCGCGGCGTTTCGCGCCGCGGTGGCCGCGGTCGCTCCGATCTATGACCGGGAGATTCCCCACGAGTTGCTGACGCCGCTGTATCAGTCGGCGTTGACGATGCTGGGACTCGCCCCGCATCTCGACCCGCCGCTCGACGCCGAAGCCGCCGAGCAGGCGATGCTCGAAGGCTTCATGGCGGCGATGGCCTTCGTCAAGCGCCGGATGCCCGATGGCGCCGACGGGATTGCCGAGGCAGGCGCGGCGTGCGCCGACGCTTATGCCGACACCGGCCTCGCCAAGATGTTCGCCGACCTCCTCGCGCTGGTGCAGGACCAGCGCGAGGTCGATGCCGACCTCTCCTAG
- a CDS encoding DUF1003 domain-containing protein yields the protein MNGEAHLSDLSLRLLGRPYADLDPDECRVIAAIANRQLISRDAADLDDAEATFGARLSDKVAAVGGSWSFIILFTAVLLGWMLLNSDVLARWGMAFDPYPFIFLNLMLSTLAAVQAPIIMMSQNRAAAKDRIAAGLDYEINLRAELEIMRLHEKVDQLTEAVKALKVQP from the coding sequence ATGAACGGCGAGGCGCATCTTTCGGACCTCTCGCTGCGATTGCTCGGGCGGCCCTATGCGGACCTCGACCCCGACGAATGCCGGGTGATCGCGGCGATCGCCAACCGCCAGTTGATCAGCCGCGATGCCGCCGACCTCGACGATGCCGAGGCCACGTTCGGCGCGCGGCTATCCGACAAGGTCGCGGCGGTCGGCGGGTCGTGGAGTTTCATCATCCTGTTCACCGCCGTGCTGCTCGGCTGGATGCTGCTCAATTCGGACGTGCTGGCGCGCTGGGGAATGGCGTTCGACCCCTATCCGTTCATTTTCCTGAACCTGATGCTGTCGACGCTGGCGGCGGTGCAGGCGCCGATCATCATGATGAGCCAGAACCGGGCGGCGGCGAAGGATCGCATCGCGGCCGGGCTGGACTATGAAATCAACCTGCGCGCCGAGCTGGAGATCATGCGGCTGCACGAGAAGGTCGACCAGTTGACGGAGGCGGTGAAGGCGTTGAAAGTACAGCCCTGA
- a CDS encoding NnrU family protein, producing MQPMTLLITTGALFVGTHFALSHPLRAPLAGRMGERAFLIVYSVVAIATFVLLVQAWRGMPPEPPLWAVGDGLWMLASLLVLFASILFMGSLIGNPALPAPNAAAAAQGAPRGVFAITRHPMMWGFTLWALAHALVMPTPGQIVLSAIIAFLALAGSAGQDVKKARLMGDAWRHWAARTSFVPFARQLGGRGSWIDTIPRPHALFGGILLWVAATWAHGALGYMVAGIWRWVG from the coding sequence ATGCAACCGATGACGCTGTTGATCACCACCGGCGCGCTGTTCGTCGGCACCCATTTTGCCCTGTCGCACCCGCTGCGCGCGCCGCTGGCGGGACGGATGGGCGAAAGGGCGTTCCTGATCGTCTATTCGGTCGTCGCGATCGCGACCTTCGTCCTGCTGGTGCAGGCGTGGCGCGGCATGCCGCCCGAACCGCCGCTGTGGGCGGTCGGCGACGGCCTGTGGATGCTCGCGTCGCTGCTGGTGCTGTTCGCGAGCATATTGTTCATGGGCTCGCTGATCGGCAATCCGGCACTGCCGGCGCCGAACGCCGCCGCGGCGGCGCAGGGCGCACCGCGTGGGGTGTTCGCGATCACGCGCCACCCGATGATGTGGGGCTTCACTTTGTGGGCGCTGGCGCATGCGCTGGTGATGCCGACGCCGGGGCAGATCGTCCTGTCGGCGATCATCGCCTTTCTCGCGCTTGCCGGGTCGGCGGGGCAGGACGTCAAGAAGGCGCGGCTGATGGGCGATGCCTGGCGCCACTGGGCGGCGCGGACGAGCTTCGTGCCGTTTGCGAGGCAGCTTGGCGGGCGCGGGTCGTGGATCGACACGATCCCGCGGCCGCACGCGCTGTTCGGCGGCATCCTCCTGTGGGTCGCCGCGACCTGGGCGCATGGCGCGCTCGGTTACATGGTCGCCGGCATCTGGCGCTGGGTGGGATGA
- a CDS encoding amidohydrolase family protein, with protein MMRALLLSAAALIAAPVAAQDVAITNAKLVIGDGSAPIEGGTVVVRGGKVVAAGAGVAVPAGIERVDAGGRWVTPGIVAAFSRVGLTEVDAVSGTNDRSANKSRFSAGLDIAPALNPMGSPIAVNRANGVTRAIVAPGSSGNLFAGQGAVVDLADDNDMVTKPRALQYVAFGEDGSAKAGGSRAALFLLFREQLLAARSYARNPATLAEWGSDALIQRADADALVRVIDGTTPLFVRVDRATDILNVLKLKTEFPALKLVLVGATEGWLVANDIAAARVPVLVSPLTDLPGSFEQLGATQSNAGRLAAAGVPVSVGVFDDDDAHKMGYATQYAGNLVGLAKLPGASGMSWDQAFASISSAPARAVGMDASIGSLRAGRVGDVVIWDNDPLELGSRPTAVWIDGKAQSLVTRQDRLRDRYLTPQEGNLPKAYDR; from the coding sequence ATGATGCGCGCGCTCCTCCTTTCCGCCGCCGCGCTGATCGCGGCTCCCGTCGCGGCGCAGGATGTCGCGATCACCAATGCCAAGCTCGTCATCGGCGACGGCAGCGCCCCGATCGAGGGCGGCACCGTCGTCGTGCGCGGCGGCAAGGTCGTCGCGGCGGGCGCCGGCGTCGCCGTGCCGGCGGGTATCGAACGCGTCGATGCGGGCGGCCGCTGGGTCACCCCCGGCATCGTCGCGGCGTTCAGCCGCGTCGGGCTGACCGAGGTCGATGCCGTCAGCGGCACCAACGACCGGTCGGCGAACAAGTCGCGGTTCTCGGCGGGGCTCGACATCGCCCCGGCGCTCAATCCGATGGGATCGCCGATCGCGGTCAACCGCGCCAACGGGGTCACCCGCGCGATCGTCGCGCCGGGATCGAGCGGCAATTTGTTCGCCGGGCAGGGCGCGGTGGTCGACCTCGCCGACGACAATGACATGGTGACCAAGCCCCGCGCGCTGCAATATGTCGCGTTCGGCGAGGATGGATCGGCAAAGGCCGGCGGCAGCCGCGCCGCGCTGTTCCTGCTGTTCCGCGAACAATTGCTCGCGGCGCGCAGCTATGCGCGCAATCCCGCGACGCTCGCCGAATGGGGCAGCGACGCGCTGATCCAGCGCGCCGACGCCGATGCGCTGGTGCGCGTGATCGACGGCACGACGCCGCTGTTCGTGCGCGTCGACCGCGCGACCGACATCCTCAACGTGCTCAAGCTGAAGACCGAGTTTCCGGCGCTCAAGCTGGTGCTGGTCGGCGCGACCGAGGGCTGGCTGGTCGCGAACGACATCGCCGCGGCGCGGGTGCCGGTGCTGGTGTCGCCGCTCACCGACCTGCCGGGCAGTTTCGAACAGCTCGGCGCGACCCAGTCGAATGCCGGACGGCTCGCCGCCGCCGGGGTGCCGGTGTCGGTCGGGGTGTTCGACGACGACGACGCGCACAAAATGGGCTATGCGACGCAATATGCGGGCAACCTCGTCGGGCTGGCGAAGCTGCCGGGCGCGAGCGGGATGAGCTGGGACCAGGCCTTCGCCTCGATCAGCAGCGCCCCGGCGCGCGCGGTCGGCATGGACGCCAGCATCGGCTCGCTCCGTGCGGGCCGGGTCGGCGACGTCGTGATCTGGGACAATGATCCGCTCGAACTCGGCAGCCGCCCGACCGCCGTGTGGATCGATGGCAAGGCGCAGTCGCTGGTGACCAGGCAGGATCGCCTGCGCGACCGTTACCTGACGCCGCAGGAAGGCAATCTGCCGAAGGCTTACGACAGGTAA
- a CDS encoding amidohydrolase, translating into MIRGVKAGLLAAVSLAFAGCTANGGEVETVSSKPAAEKPVKFNKDPYPSTYKGYPTRLTVVRNVTIFDGEGGRIDNGSIVLSSGKVLSVGGPDMELPTDADVVDGTGKFLTPGVIDIHSHLGDYPSPSVEAHSDGNEATSPTTPEVWSEHSVWPQDPGFSRALANGGVTSLQILPGSANLMGGRSITLKNVPSRTVQGMKFPGAPYGLKMACGENPKRVYGSKGRMPSTRMGNFAVNRATWQKAAAYKKKMDEGKVVDRDLAMETLAGVLSGEILVHNHCYRADEMALVIDMSKEFGYKVSTFHHAVESYKIADILAKEGICSAMWADWWGFKMEAYDSVPENIPLVYKAGACTIVHSDDANQIQRLNQEAAKALASGRRMGMQISDEQAWTWLSYNPAKALGIGDKTGSLKPGKMADVVLWNGNPFSAYTRPEKVWIDGAMMYDTMNPKLRPVSDFELGQPGEGDVK; encoded by the coding sequence ATGATCCGGGGCGTGAAAGCCGGCCTTTTGGCCGCGGTGTCGCTGGCGTTCGCGGGTTGCACCGCGAACGGCGGCGAGGTGGAGACGGTGAGCAGCAAGCCCGCCGCCGAGAAGCCGGTGAAGTTTAACAAGGATCCCTATCCGTCGACGTACAAGGGATATCCGACGCGGCTGACCGTCGTGCGGAACGTCACCATCTTCGACGGCGAGGGCGGGCGGATCGACAATGGGTCGATCGTCCTGTCGAGCGGCAAGGTCTTGTCGGTAGGCGGTCCCGATATGGAATTGCCCACCGACGCCGATGTCGTCGACGGCACCGGCAAGTTCCTCACCCCCGGGGTCATCGACATCCACAGCCACCTCGGCGACTATCCGTCGCCCAGCGTCGAGGCGCATTCGGACGGCAATGAGGCGACCTCGCCGACCACCCCCGAAGTCTGGTCCGAACATAGCGTCTGGCCGCAGGACCCGGGGTTCAGCCGCGCGCTGGCCAATGGCGGCGTGACGTCGCTCCAGATTCTGCCCGGCAGCGCGAACCTGATGGGCGGGCGCTCGATCACGCTCAAGAATGTGCCCTCGCGCACGGTGCAGGGGATGAAATTCCCCGGCGCGCCCTATGGCTTGAAAATGGCGTGCGGCGAGAATCCGAAGCGCGTCTATGGCAGCAAGGGGCGGATGCCCTCGACCCGCATGGGCAATTTCGCGGTCAACCGCGCGACCTGGCAGAAGGCGGCCGCCTACAAGAAGAAGATGGACGAGGGGAAGGTCGTCGACCGCGACCTCGCGATGGAAACGCTCGCGGGCGTCTTGTCAGGCGAGATTCTCGTCCACAATCATTGCTACCGCGCCGACGAAATGGCGCTGGTGATCGATATGTCGAAGGAATTCGGCTATAAGGTGTCGACCTTCCACCACGCGGTCGAAAGCTACAAGATCGCCGATATCCTCGCGAAAGAGGGCATTTGTTCGGCGATGTGGGCCGACTGGTGGGGCTTCAAGATGGAAGCCTATGACAGCGTGCCCGAGAATATTCCGCTCGTGTACAAGGCCGGCGCCTGCACGATCGTCCATTCGGACGATGCCAACCAGATCCAGCGGCTGAACCAGGAGGCGGCGAAGGCGCTCGCCTCGGGCCGCCGCATGGGCATGCAGATCAGCGACGAACAGGCCTGGACCTGGCTGTCGTACAATCCCGCCAAGGCGCTGGGCATCGGCGACAAGACGGGCAGTTTGAAGCCCGGCAAGATGGCCGACGTCGTGCTGTGGAACGGCAATCCGTTCAGCGCCTATACCCGGCCTGAGAAGGTGTGGATCGACGGCGCGATGATGTATGACACGATGAACCCCAAATTGCGGCCGGTGAGCGATTTCGAGCTCGGCCAGCCGGGCGAAGGGGATGTGAAATGA
- a CDS encoding peptide MFS transporter — protein sequence MTKAYAQHGDAAGTFLGHPKGLFVLFFAEMWERFSYYGMRALLIFYLTKHWLFSDSESGVIYGAYTALVYITPVLGGYLADRWLGQRKAVLYGAVLLTFGHFMMGFEGDGGQDPTSLNIFWLALAFIIVGSGFLKANISVIVGQLYPRTDVRRDGAYTIFYMGINLGAALGSLLCGYLGEVYGWAYGFGAAGFGMLLGLIVFVVFKPLLLGRGEPENPALLTEKKFGVPFEWLLYLVGLVAVVVCWWLVQNQAIVGTLLGGAGAILVAYVIGTAVIKLPAEDRDRIFAAMFLILGSILFWALFEQAGSSLNLFTDRYVDRGGVPASVFQSVNAIYIVLLAPLFAGLWTWLGRRGMEPSTPVKFGLAMLQLGLGFYALKWGAAAVGMENATPVLFIFLIYLFHTTGELCLSPVGLSAMNRLAPAHMASLIMGTWFFASATGNFAAGLIAAATGSEKASGEGAGKALVLDVYGTIGLWAVGFGILVIVVSPLIKKLMHLDTLRDADDLAGQNELAEPQAAGVHPEPKGA from the coding sequence ATGACCAAAGCCTATGCCCAGCACGGGGATGCTGCCGGGACGTTTCTCGGCCATCCGAAGGGCCTGTTTGTTCTGTTCTTCGCCGAAATGTGGGAGCGTTTTTCCTATTACGGGATGCGCGCGCTCCTGATTTTCTACCTGACCAAGCACTGGCTGTTCTCGGACAGTGAATCGGGTGTCATCTATGGGGCGTATACCGCGCTGGTCTATATCACCCCGGTGCTCGGCGGCTATCTCGCCGACCGATGGCTGGGGCAGCGAAAGGCGGTGCTTTATGGCGCCGTGTTGCTGACCTTCGGGCATTTCATGATGGGATTCGAGGGCGATGGCGGACAGGATCCGACCAGCCTCAACATCTTCTGGCTGGCGCTCGCCTTCATCATCGTCGGCTCGGGCTTCCTGAAAGCCAATATCTCGGTGATCGTCGGCCAGCTCTATCCGCGTACCGACGTGCGCCGCGACGGCGCCTACACGATCTTCTACATGGGTATTAACCTCGGCGCGGCGCTCGGTTCGCTGCTCTGCGGCTATCTCGGCGAAGTCTATGGCTGGGCCTATGGCTTTGGCGCCGCCGGCTTCGGCATGCTGCTTGGCCTGATTGTCTTCGTGGTGTTCAAGCCGCTGCTGCTCGGCCGCGGCGAGCCGGAGAATCCGGCGCTGCTCACCGAAAAGAAGTTCGGCGTGCCGTTCGAATGGCTGCTCTATCTCGTCGGCCTCGTCGCCGTCGTCGTCTGCTGGTGGCTGGTCCAGAATCAGGCGATCGTCGGTACGCTGCTCGGCGGTGCGGGTGCGATCCTTGTCGCCTATGTCATCGGCACCGCGGTCATCAAGCTGCCCGCCGAGGACCGCGATCGTATCTTTGCCGCGATGTTCCTGATTCTCGGTTCGATCCTGTTCTGGGCGCTGTTCGAACAGGCCGGGTCGTCGCTCAACCTGTTCACCGACCGTTATGTCGACCGCGGCGGGGTGCCGGCATCGGTGTTCCAGTCGGTCAACGCCATCTATATCGTCCTGCTCGCACCGCTGTTCGCGGGGCTTTGGACCTGGCTCGGACGCCGCGGCATGGAGCCGTCGACACCGGTCAAGTTCGGCCTTGCGATGCTGCAGCTCGGACTTGGTTTCTATGCGCTGAAATGGGGCGCGGCGGCGGTCGGCATGGAAAATGCCACCCCGGTGCTCTTCATCTTCCTGATCTACCTCTTCCACACGACCGGCGAACTGTGCCTGTCGCCCGTCGGTCTCAGCGCGATGAACCGGCTCGCGCCGGCGCATATGGCGAGCCTGATCATGGGCACCTGGTTCTTCGCATCGGCAACCGGCAACTTCGCCGCCGGCCTGATCGCGGCGGCGACGGGGTCCGAAAAGGCGAGCGGCGAGGGGGCAGGCAAGGCGCTCGTCCTCGACGTCTATGGCACGATCGGCCTGTGGGCGGTCGGTTTCGGTATCCTGGTGATCGTCGTGTCGCCGCTGATCAAGAAGCTGATGCATCTCGACACGCTGCGCGATGCCGACGATCTGGCTGGCCAGAACGAGTTGGCCGAGCCGCAGGCTGCGGGCGTCCATCCCGAACCCAAGGGGGCATAA
- a CDS encoding nitroreductase yields MFNDTSSLRAHLATRRSGKARDMVAPGPDAATLHDIIALALRTPDHGKLAPWRIVTVAEDQRETLATLLKQAWVKENPGAAGLDLSALDQFAHQAPTLLVLLSTPVEGSKIPLWEQQMSAGAVGMNLLHAAHALGFVGSWLTGWAAYSPDVAAAFGARVGDTIVGYFFLGTAGANLSERPRPEYDDVVRDWDI; encoded by the coding sequence ATGTTCAACGACACCTCCTCGCTCCGCGCCCACCTCGCCACCCGCCGTTCGGGCAAGGCCCGCGACATGGTCGCGCCCGGCCCCGACGCCGCGACGCTGCACGACATCATCGCACTCGCGCTGCGTACCCCCGACCATGGCAAGCTCGCCCCCTGGCGCATCGTCACGGTCGCGGAGGACCAGCGCGAGACGCTCGCGACGCTGCTCAAGCAGGCATGGGTGAAAGAGAATCCGGGCGCGGCGGGTCTCGACCTCTCCGCGCTCGACCAGTTCGCACATCAGGCGCCAACCCTGCTCGTCCTCCTGTCGACTCCGGTCGAAGGATCGAAGATCCCGCTATGGGAACAGCAGATGTCGGCGGGCGCGGTCGGCATGAACCTGCTCCACGCCGCCCACGCGCTTGGCTTCGTCGGCAGCTGGCTCACCGGCTGGGCGGCGTACAGCCCCGACGTCGCCGCGGCGTTCGGCGCGCGCGTCGGCGACACGATCGTCGGCTATTTCTTCCTCGGCACCGCCGGCGCCAACCTCTCCGAACGCCCCCGTCCTGAATATGACGACGTCGTTCGCGACTGGGACATTTAA
- a CDS encoding GntR family transcriptional regulator produces the protein MLDQSKPVYQRLRDVIANAILDGSFGDGDMLPSVRSLAAEEGANPLTVAKAYQTFQDEGLVTVKRGVGMFVADGATERLRTLMREDFLANVWPPVADQMRRIGLDARTLLDLTEA, from the coding sequence ATGCTCGATCAGTCCAAACCCGTGTACCAGCGTCTGCGCGATGTGATCGCCAACGCCATCCTCGACGGCAGCTTCGGCGACGGCGACATGCTCCCGTCGGTGCGCAGCCTCGCTGCCGAAGAGGGCGCCAACCCGCTCACCGTCGCCAAGGCGTACCAGACCTTCCAGGACGAAGGCCTGGTGACCGTAAAGCGCGGGGTCGGCATGTTCGTCGCCGACGGCGCGACCGAGCGCCTGCGCACGTTGATGCGCGAAGATTTCCTGGCCAATGTGTGGCCCCCGGTCGCCGACCAGATGCGCCGCATCGGGCTGGATGCGCGGACGTTGCTGGATCTGACCGAGGCCTGA